In Zingiber officinale cultivar Zhangliang chromosome 8B, Zo_v1.1, whole genome shotgun sequence, a single genomic region encodes these proteins:
- the LOC122014309 gene encoding E3 ubiquitin-protein ligase MARCHF2-like produces MSGYEWIAIKMQLTISNDSQEVSDTEPILPKSVATFGSESPSSSEIRVVATECDLDDIDDERCNLVNQDCPQCRICLDTGGDDLIAPCYCRGTQKYVHRSCLDNWRSTKEGFAFAHCTECRAAFLLRANVPPDRWWLRLKFQLLVARDHVLIFFIVQLVVAVLGMLVYRFYGEELREMFGYEEHPYGFYTMAILAVILVGLLYGFFIAIICGQRINERHYHVLAKQELTKEYVVESRDENKNVPELDPSHVTELQMLGLY; encoded by the exons ATGTCTGGTTATGAGTGGATCGCCATCAAGATGCAGTTGACAATATCTAATGATAGTCAAGAAGTATCTGATACTGAGCCAATTCTTCCAAAGTCAGTTGCTACATTTGGCTCTGAGTCACCATCTTCAAGTGAAATTAGGGTTGTGGCTACTGAGTGTGACCTGGATGATATTGATGATGAGCGATGTAATCTGGTCAATCAAGATTGTCCACAATGCAGAATTTGCCTTGATACAGGAG GAGATGACTTGATTGCGCCTTGCTATTGCAGGGGAACACAGAAGTATGTTCATCGATCTTGTCTTGACAATTGGAGATCAACAAAG GAGGGCTTTGCGTTTGCACACTGCACAGAGTGCAGAGCTGCTTTCTTACTGCGAGCAAATGTGCCTCCAGATCGGTGGTGGCTTAGATTGAAATTTCAACTCCTTGTAGCCAGGGACCATGTTCTTATATTTTTTATTGTGCAACTG GTTGTCGCTGTCTTGGGTATGTTGGTGTACAGATTTTATGGTGAAGAATTGCGAGAAATGTTTGGGTATGAAGAACATCCTTATGGTTTTTACACAATGGCGA TATTGGCTGTAATTCTGGTGGGCTTGCTATATGGCTTCTTCATTGCTATAATTTGTGGACAGAGAATTAATGAGAGGCATTACCATGTTCTTGCAAAACAGGAGCTGACAAAG GAGTACGTGGTGGAAAGTCGAGATGAAAATAAGAATGTGCCTGAACTTGATCCTAGTCATGTTACTGAGTTGCAAATGCTGGGGCTATATTGA